The following nucleotide sequence is from Flavobacterium sp. N1736.
GATAAAGCAATAAAAAAAGCCATTCACAATAGCGAATGGCTTTTAAATTTATTTTGAAATTGTCTTAGTCAACTAAAACAATTACTTTATTGTCTTTCATCTCGATTGTACCTGAATTGATCTCTAATGTATAGGTCTGTTCATTTACTTTCGTGAATTTGCCCGCTACCTCTTTAGAAAAATTAAATTTTGGAGCTGCAATTTTTACAGTTCCTTTTTCCAGAATAGAAACAATAGGAGCGTGATTATTCAATATTTGAAAGCTTCCATCAACTCCGGGTAATGTAACAGATGTTACTTCTCCTGAAAATAATTTTGCTTCTGGTGATACTATTTCTAAAATCATCTTTTTTTAGTTATGAGTTATAAGTTATGAGTTATAAGTTATAAGTGAGTTGAAACTCATAATTTATAACTCATAATTCATAATTATATTAAGCTTCAGCCAACATTTTTTCTCCGGCTTCGATAGCATCCTGAATAGAACCTTTCAAGTTGAAAGCTGCTTCCGGAAGATGATCTAACTCACCGTCGATAATCATGTTAAATCCTTTGATAGTATCTTTAATGTCAACCAAAACTCCAGGAATACCTGTAAATTGCTCCGCTACGTGGAAAGGCTGAGATAAGAAACGTTGAACACGACGTGCTCTTGATACTGATAATTTATCTTCTTCAGATAATTCTTCCATACCTAAGATCGCAATGATATCCTGCAATTGTTTGTATTTTTGAAGAATTTCTTTTACTCTTTGTGCACAGTCATAATGCTCAGCTCCTAAAATTTGAGGAGTTAAAATTCTTGAAGTAGAATCTAACGGGTCAACCGCCGGATAAATACCTAACTCAGCAATTTTACGAGACAATACTGTTGTTGCATCTAAGTGAGCAAATGTTGTTGCCGGCGCCGGATCCGTTAAATCATCCGCAGGAACGTAAACCGCCTGTACAGATGTAATAGATCCTTTGTTTGTAGATGTAATACGCTCTTGCATAGCTCCCATCTCTGTTGCCAAAGTTGGTTGGTATCCTACTGCAGAAGGCATACGTCCTAAAAGTGCTGATACCTCAGAACCTGCTTGTGTAAAACGGAAGATGTTATCAACGAAAAACAATACGTCTTTACCCTGATCAGTTCCTGCTCCATCACGGAAATATTCAGCGATAGATAATCCTGAAAGTGCTACACGTGCACGAGCTCCAGGAGGCTCATTCATTTGTCCAAAAACGAAAGTAGCTTTAGACTCTCTCATTCCCGGCATATCTACTTTAGATAAATCCCATCCTCCATTTTCCATAGAGTGCATGAAATCATCACCGTATTTAATAATTCCTGACTCTAACATCTCACGAAGTAAGTCATTTCCTTCACGTGTTCTTTCACCTACTCCTGCGAATACTGAAAGTCCACCGTGACCTTTTGCGATATTGTTGATCAACTCCTGAATCAATACTGTTTTACCAACACCTGCACCACCAAACAATCCAATTTTACCACCTTTTGCATAAGGTTCAATCAAATCGATTACTTTAATACCTGTGAATAAAACTTCTGATGAAGTTGATAAATCTTCAAATCTAGGTGCTTGTCTGTGAATAGACAAACCGTTTTCTCCTGTTTTTGGCAAGTTTCCTAAACCATCAATTGCATCTCCAATTACATTAAATAATCTTCCATATACATCTGGCCCGATTGGCATTTGGATTGGATTTCCTGTTCCAACTACTTCAAATCCTCTTGACAAACCGTCTGTAGAGTCCATAGAAATTGTACGAACAGTGTTTTCTCCAATGTGAGATTGCACTTCTAGAACTAATAATGTTCCGTCTTTTTTAGTGATTTCTAGTGAATCATAAATTTTTGGAAGTTCAACATCCTTACCGTTGAAAACTACGTCAACTACTGGTCCAATGATTTGAGCAACTTTTCCTATTACTTTTGACATTACTTATGTATTTATTAAATAGCTATTTAGGTTTATCGAAAATACCTCTTTTTTCAGAGCGCAAAGATAATTTTTTAAAATATAAAATCAATATTTTTTTTATAAAAAATACTGCCTTTTTGTTTGATTCCTAAAAGTCAGGCTTCAAATATCTAAAATGGCAATTTTTTTGACAAATGAAAAAAGCCACTACATTTTAGAAACGAGTGGCTTTCTTACTAAAAAAATGGGCTTTACGGCAATACCGCAGGATATAAGATAGGATAATTACCTACGTTTACTCCTTTCAGGTTTGATCCGTATTTCGTATTAATTGCTTCAATAAATTTATTGGCAATAAAAGCGTAACCTCTTGGCGATGGATGAATCCCATCCAGAGAGAAAGTTCCCCCTGTTACAAAAGTAGAAGCCATTGTAAAGTTATTGGCCACTATTCCGCCTTCATCAATTTGTTTCATAATTGTGTTTGCATCTACAAAAGCCAGGCCTTTAGAATCTGCAAGTGATTTTATAATTCCGTTAAATGCATCGGTTGCTGCTTTTAATTCTGCAATTTCTGTTGGAATCAATACATACTTATCCTGTAGCGGATATGTAATTCCAAATTTATCCAAAGGTGCCGGCGGAGCCATTCCTAATCCTGAATTTGCAGCTGTTGGAGCCGCCCCAATAGCAGTTTGTGTTGTTAACAACACTAAGTCTGTTGCAGTTGCCTGGCGTGCCTGTCCAAAAACAGCACCATAAAAAGCAGCTGTCTGAGCACCTAATGTAGGCGTAAAAGCAGCGGTTAACTGAACTGATAAATTTGTCAGTGATTCATCTTTTATCAATAATGGATTTGAAGCCGTTGTTGATAATAAGTTAATTCTTGTTCCTGCTCCAAAAGCAGTTAATGCCTGTTTTAACGGACCGTATAATTGTGAATTCAATGCATTTATCGTAGCTGTACCAACTGCTACATTTCCACTTCCTAATACAGATGCGGTTAAAGGATTATAAGGAACTGTCTTAAAAAACGGAATTGATGTTACATAAGGAATATTTGCCACGACTCCTTTTGCTCCCGCAGAAGTTAAAGTAGTAACAAGTGCGCCATAAGTTCCGTCAAAGCCAACGCCTGCTGCACCAGAAACCGGTGTAATTGGGTTTGTTCCGTCTCCTCCTGAAGTTGCATATCCAAGAACATCATTATTTCCAATCCATAAAGAAAAGAACGTTGGTGTCTGGCTCATGGCATACGCCAATACCGAAGTTGTTCCGTTTGGAGCAAAACGCACATAATACGGATTTGCTGTTCCGCCTGCTAAACCGGCGGGATCTCCATAAGTTGGAGATAATAAATGAAAACTTTTTGCTCCCGGAACTCCTGTATTATTGTAAGGTCCTGCGGCAGCAATTGCCGGATTCAACACTTCTGTTGTTGGTGTTCCGGTTACAGGAACCGGTGCTGTTCCGTTAAAATATAATCTTGGACCAAAAGCAGGATTAAATTGTCCTCCAAAAAGCAGTCCTCCAATATTATCATTTGTATATGGAATTTTAAATTCTCCACCACCAACAAGTTTAAATTGTTGTGCTAAGATGTTTGTATAAGCTCCTTCCTGTCCTTTTTTAAATAAGGCACCATCACTAAAACCTGAAGTCAGGGAATTCCCTAATGCAACATATTTTGAAAAATTAGCAGAACCTGAGGTCAAAGGCAGTCCATCAGCCGAATCGATTACCGTTACCGCATCATCATCACTATTACAGGCTACAAAGGTCAACGAAACCAATAAAAGCCATTTGAAATTTTTTATCATAATTTATATATTTTAAAATTATCACTTTCCGGATTATTCTAAGAGAAGCGAATAACATATTTGTTTTATCTGAAATACTTCATTATGGATTGATTGTCCAGGAAGCAAAAAACTGCTGTCCAATTGCTCCTGCTCCAATTACCTGAGTATATTCTTTTCCTCCAATATTTGCAGCTCCTAATTTGAAAACAGATTTCAATACCGGCACTGCATAATTGATTTGCGCATCAATAACCGTAGCTGATTTAATTAATCCATCAGCAAAACTTGATTCCCACATATATTCACTATTCCATCTTCCGCTTACGTTAAATCCGAAGTTTTTAAATAATTTTTCATTTCCAATAGACGCTTTAATTCTGTGTTTTGGTGTATTAAAACCTGATTCAAAGCTTGGGTCTTTCGCCTGATCAAAATCAAATTGAGCATAGTTGTAGTTCACTCCAACTTCAAAATCAGCAATTACTTTTTTAGAAAGTCCAATACCAAAACCAAGTGAATGAATTTCTACATCTGAGTTTGTATATAATTGATACGCTCTGTATTCTCCGTTTTGAATGGCACGTACAGATTGAACTCCCGGATCTGCTGTTCCTGCAGCCAGATTAGGATTGTCCTGAGCTGTTCCGTAATAAGTAGAAATAACATTAAGATTACCAATAAAATCATTGTAGATATTATAATATCCGTTTACATCTATGGAGAAACCTTCATAAACAGAGCGATATCCTAACTCAAAAGCTTTTACTTTTTCTGGTTTTACATAATTGGCTTTTGTTTTTTGCAACAATGCTGCCGCTGCAACTGGATTAGTTCCTGCCATCGCAGCAAATGCTGTTACTGAATTTGCCAGATAAGAGTTATTGTATGCATCTACACCGGTCATGTTTTTTGTTGCTTGCCCCCCGTTATATGTCTGACCTTCGGCACTAACATTAAATGTTTCACTAAATCTTGCCAGGTTATCAGGAGCTGAACCAATCAATACAGCATTTCCAATATTAAAACCTATATATTGATCTTGTGTAGACGGGTTTCTGAAACCTGTTTGAAAAGATCCTCTAAAGTTGTGATTCTTTTTTTCTCCTCCAGAATACACAAGGGCTAATCTAGGTGAAAAATTTCCGTCGAAGTTTTTTGATTTATCGTAACGAATAGATCCTGTAAACTTTAGTCGATCGTCCATGAATTTTTTTGCTAATTGTGTATAAGCTCCATATTCATTATAATTAATTGGGCCATTAGCATCTGTATATATTCTTCCATGCGAATTCAATTCATACAATCTGAAAGATCCTCCAACCTGAATTTCAGCAAATTTAATCATGTCCTTAAAATTATAGTTGGCATCAGAATGATATATTCTTGAATTATCAACCAATTTAGAACCTGTCAATACACTTTCGTCATTAATTACCGCATTGAAAGCATTTTTAAATTCTGCTGTACCCGGTAAAAAACGTCCTGTATCAGCAGTCGTTCTTGCGGCAGCATGAGCTTGCTCTGGTGTAGCACCGCCTAAAGTTGACTGAACATAAGCTCCTGCATATTGACCAAACCATGTTTTATCGTCTTTCCATTTTCTATCTACGTTGATTCCTGTAAATACCATGTCATAAGAATGTCCTCCATCTTCAGATGTTGTGTATCCTCTTAAAAAGAAATTTTTTCCTTTAAATTCCAATTTATGCTGCTGCATTGCAAAGTCATTCAAATAATATCTGTTTGCACCCTGATAAACAGCATTACCAAAACCAAATTTACTTTGCCAGATAATTTCCAGTCTTTCGTCTCCAAAAGGTCTTCCATGAAATGAGAAATCTATTTTAGTATTTCCGGCTTTATTATCTGTAAGATCTGTTTCTTTATAACCCGTTCTGCTCACATTAACATTTGGCAGTAAATTTACAGCTCCGGCAGGAATTAATCCAAGACCTGCCAAAGATTGT
It contains:
- a CDS encoding F0F1 ATP synthase subunit epsilon encodes the protein MILEIVSPEAKLFSGEVTSVTLPGVDGSFQILNNHAPIVSILEKGTVKIAAPKFNFSKEVAGKFTKVNEQTYTLEINSGTIEMKDNKVIVLVD
- the atpD gene encoding F0F1 ATP synthase subunit beta, coding for MSKVIGKVAQIIGPVVDVVFNGKDVELPKIYDSLEITKKDGTLLVLEVQSHIGENTVRTISMDSTDGLSRGFEVVGTGNPIQMPIGPDVYGRLFNVIGDAIDGLGNLPKTGENGLSIHRQAPRFEDLSTSSEVLFTGIKVIDLIEPYAKGGKIGLFGGAGVGKTVLIQELINNIAKGHGGLSVFAGVGERTREGNDLLREMLESGIIKYGDDFMHSMENGGWDLSKVDMPGMRESKATFVFGQMNEPPGARARVALSGLSIAEYFRDGAGTDQGKDVLFFVDNIFRFTQAGSEVSALLGRMPSAVGYQPTLATEMGAMQERITSTNKGSITSVQAVYVPADDLTDPAPATTFAHLDATTVLSRKIAELGIYPAVDPLDSTSRILTPQILGAEHYDCAQRVKEILQKYKQLQDIIAILGMEELSEEDKLSVSRARRVQRFLSQPFHVAEQFTGIPGVLVDIKDTIKGFNMIIDGELDHLPEAAFNLKGSIQDAIEAGEKMLAEA
- a CDS encoding G-D-S-L family lipolytic protein; protein product: MIKNFKWLLLVSLTFVACNSDDDAVTVIDSADGLPLTSGSANFSKYVALGNSLTSGFSDGALFKKGQEGAYTNILAQQFKLVGGGEFKIPYTNDNIGGLLFGGQFNPAFGPRLYFNGTAPVPVTGTPTTEVLNPAIAAAGPYNNTGVPGAKSFHLLSPTYGDPAGLAGGTANPYYVRFAPNGTTSVLAYAMSQTPTFFSLWIGNNDVLGYATSGGDGTNPITPVSGAAGVGFDGTYGALVTTLTSAGAKGVVANIPYVTSIPFFKTVPYNPLTASVLGSGNVAVGTATINALNSQLYGPLKQALTAFGAGTRINLLSTTASNPLLIKDESLTNLSVQLTAAFTPTLGAQTAAFYGAVFGQARQATATDLVLLTTQTAIGAAPTAANSGLGMAPPAPLDKFGITYPLQDKYVLIPTEIAELKAATDAFNGIIKSLADSKGLAFVDANTIMKQIDEGGIVANNFTMASTFVTGGTFSLDGIHPSPRGYAFIANKFIEAINTKYGSNLKGVNVGNYPILYPAVLP
- a CDS encoding TonB-dependent receptor → MRVYLLIMLFFSGISFAQNTITGSVTDGNKQSIPGANINVVGTSTGASTDFDGSFKLNTSAKPPFTIKVSAVGFTSKTINITSPNQVVNVSLSSEENKLDEIVVSASRTPERVLESPVTIERMGIQDIKKTASPSFYDGMENMKEVQMNTSSMTFKSVNTRGFATVANTRFMQLVDGMDNSSPLLNFVLGNMIGVSEIDVQSVELLPGASSALYGANAFNGILFMNSKSPFTNQGVSTYLKIGQTSQNAAGNNGYYDFGMRFAHAFNKYFAAKANFTYMQATDWYATDYNDKTIAGIDRSNPNYDGVNIYGDEVSTNIKGVGQSLAGLGLIPAGAVNLLPNVNVSRTGYKETDLTDNKAGNTKIDFSFHGRPFGDERLEIIWQSKFGFGNAVYQGANRYYLNDFAMQQHKLEFKGKNFFLRGYTTSEDGGHSYDMVFTGINVDRKWKDDKTWFGQYAGAYVQSTLGGATPEQAHAAARTTADTGRFLPGTAEFKNAFNAVINDESVLTGSKLVDNSRIYHSDANYNFKDMIKFAEIQVGGSFRLYELNSHGRIYTDANGPINYNEYGAYTQLAKKFMDDRLKFTGSIRYDKSKNFDGNFSPRLALVYSGGEKKNHNFRGSFQTGFRNPSTQDQYIGFNIGNAVLIGSAPDNLARFSETFNVSAEGQTYNGGQATKNMTGVDAYNNSYLANSVTAFAAMAGTNPVAAAALLQKTKANYVKPEKVKAFELGYRSVYEGFSIDVNGYYNIYNDFIGNLNVISTYYGTAQDNPNLAAGTADPGVQSVRAIQNGEYRAYQLYTNSDVEIHSLGFGIGLSKKVIADFEVGVNYNYAQFDFDQAKDPSFESGFNTPKHRIKASIGNEKLFKNFGFNVSGRWNSEYMWESSFADGLIKSATVIDAQINYAVPVLKSVFKLGAANIGGKEYTQVIGAGAIGQQFFASWTINP